A DNA window from Helianthus annuus cultivar XRQ/B chromosome 15, HanXRQr2.0-SUNRISE, whole genome shotgun sequence contains the following coding sequences:
- the LOC110914001 gene encoding uncharacterized protein LOC110914001 encodes MKSLAIKMPTTLGRMIIGMGIEGMVVTRITANHETTTNGTGMMGGHQGGIRGGNRRDDRRDVGRDERRDKRRDEIRNERRDDRRDNRRMGDQEVNGPYRRQQPPRGVNDRFRPIITENDSPIDKAKQWFLTLLANSIRTWGEMQQAFLDEYYSMAKTDDARNEIRSFRQLSGELLHEAFTRFKEMMRRCPHHQIKKWELVKCFVRGLDDATWNRLESTSNGTLLSNHEDDDWEFLEWMSKHSKEKESVDRAKKHPVSRSLPYLDSKDRISTLEREMARMKKKEVNAVQFDVCEECGDIGHRAEQCPPGPEEVNQVDNNYQGGYQRTYNNQGGNGSGSNNQTGGDDLSAKIDALLNMQRESLNNIKESHHDIKEIKKINEIRDKAHEALAKQVGQLAEEMAQMRGSTGKLPSDTTVNPKHQGFSTSNVRDARVSAVSILLNDEVCSVESIPPPQFVDGVVENMGEEPESENEHETISQSKNENVTKNSFCENCLNQLNPLNASKSEEWCPPKDEGWENFKQAKINLPLLDDIKKVPANVECLKELSIKKRHNKLPEPVDLISHVSAVLSSALPQKAQDPGDPLIPIQIGTFKIERALLDLGA; translated from the exons ATGAAGAGTttggctatcaaaatgccaaCTACGTTGGGGAGGATGATTATTGGGATGGGAATAGAAGGAATGGTGGTTACGAGAATAACCGCCAACCACGAAACAACtaccaacggaaccggaatgatgg gtggtCATCAAGGGGGTATCCGAGGTGGAAATCGGAGAGATGATAGAAGAGATGTTGGAAGGGATGAGAGAAGGGATAAGAGACGAGATGAAATAAGAAACGAAAGAAGAGATGATAGAAGGGATAACCGAAGAATGGGAGATCAAGAGGTTAACGGTCCttatcgtcgtcaacaacctccacgtgGAGTGAATGACCGTTTCAGGCCGATTATCACCGAAAACGATTCACCCATC GACAAGGCGAAGCAATGGTTTCTTACACTCCTGGCCAATAGCATCCGCACatggggggaaatgcaacaaGCGTTTTTAGATGAATATTATTCTATGGCAAAGACCGACGACGCTCGTAATGAAATTAGGTCTTTTCGCCAATTATCGGGCGAATTGTTGCATGAAGCCTTTACAAGATTCAAAGAAATGAtgcggagatgcccacatcaTCAAATCAAGAAGTGGGAATTGGTGAAGTGTTTTGTACGAGGGTTGGATGACGCAACATGGAATCGTCTCGAGTCGACAAGTAACGGGACTCTTTTGAGCAACCATGAagacgatgattgggagttcttggaatgGATGAGCAAGCATTCAAAAGAGAAAGAATCGGTCGATCGAGCCAAGAAGCATCccgtttcccggtcacttccctaTCTCGACTCTAAAGATCGAATCTCTACTCTAGAGCGGGAAATGGCTcgaatgaagaagaaggaagttaATGCGGTCCAGTTTGATGTGTGTGAGGAATGTGGTGATATCGGACATAGAGCGGAACAATGTCCACCAGGCCCGGAGgaagtcaatcaagt GGACAATAAttaccaaggtgggtaccaacGGACTTACAACAATCAAGGCGGTAATGGAAGTGGGTCGAACAATCAAACTGGTGGCGATGACTTGAGTGCCAAAATAGATGCTTTGTTGAATATGCAAAGAGAATCTCTAAACAATATAAAAGAATCCCATCATGATATCAAGGAGATAAAGAAGATAAACGAGATTCGGGATAAAGCACATGAGGCATTGGCAAAGCAAGTGGGCCAACTCGCAGAGGAGATGGCTCAAATGAGAGGAAGCACGGgaaagcttccaagtgacactaCAGTGAACCCGAAGCATCAAGGTTTTAGCACAAGCAACGTGAGGGATGCACGCGTTAGCGCGGTAAGTATTCTTTTAAATGATGAAGTTTGTAGTGTTGAAAGCATTCCACCACCACAATTCGTTGATGGTGTAGTGGAAAACATGGGTGAGGAGCCGGAAAGTGAAAATGAACACGAAACGATTTCACAAAGTAAAAATGAAAACGTAACTAAAAAttctttttgtgaaaattgtttaaatcaaCTTAACCCGCTTAATGCATCGAAAAGTGAAGAATGGTGCCCACCGAAGGACGAGGGGTGGGAAAATTTTAAGCAAGCTAAAATTAATTTACCGTTACTAGATGACATTAAAAAGGTTCCGGCTAATGTGGAATGCTTAAAGGAGTTAAGCATCAAAAAACGGCACAACAAATTACCCGAACCGGTTGATTTGATATCTCATGTGAGTGCCGTTTTATCGAGTGCCCTTCCCCAAAAAGCTCAAGATCCGGGAGACCCTCTTATTCCAATTCAAATCGGAACATTTAAAATCGAGAGGGCGCTCCTAGATCTTGGAGCTTGA